The following proteins are encoded in a genomic region of Paenibacillus sp. FSL H3-0469:
- a CDS encoding extracellular solute-binding protein, translating to MRRNHMTKGLLLACIWVLVLTGCGSAGDNNSTLAANGASSPKITIHMMHIWPAGLSAQQYKLVSQIIAQYEKEHPGILIRQDVLENEQYKSKLKVLSASNDLPDVGITWAAGFMEPYVKGGLFAPLDDILNGGQLKDKFVKSTTESYAVDNKTYALPLEMNISPIFYNKEIFAQYNLQVPSTYEEFKAVVRVLSGHGVPPVALGNKDRWTGSLWYMYLADRLAGSETLKRATKGTGYFDDPGLVQAAAEVQNLVDMNAFNNGFNGLSYDEGKSEFMEEKAAMYLTGTWELPNFTTNPETPQAFKDKVGFFKFPTVEGGKGSSGDWVGGPGVGLFVAESSRVKEEAKAFVEYFVFKWGEASVTSAGVIPATKVDTTNEKLPQLYVDLLNELNNASSITLFADVQMKPNAAQVHLDMIQALFGKAVTPKQFAARHKIAVAKGN from the coding sequence ATGCGAAGGAATCACATGACCAAGGGGCTGCTCCTGGCCTGTATCTGGGTGCTTGTTCTGACGGGTTGCGGCTCTGCGGGAGACAATAATAGTACGCTGGCAGCTAACGGCGCCTCTTCCCCCAAAATAACCATTCATATGATGCACATCTGGCCCGCCGGACTCTCTGCGCAGCAGTATAAGCTGGTCAGCCAGATTATCGCACAATACGAGAAGGAGCATCCGGGTATCCTCATCAGGCAGGATGTGCTGGAGAATGAGCAGTATAAAAGCAAGCTCAAGGTGCTCTCCGCCTCCAATGACCTTCCCGATGTGGGCATAACCTGGGCGGCAGGCTTCATGGAGCCTTATGTAAAAGGCGGATTATTCGCTCCGCTGGATGACATCCTGAACGGCGGGCAGCTTAAGGATAAATTCGTGAAGAGCACTACAGAGTCTTATGCTGTTGATAACAAGACCTATGCGCTCCCTCTGGAGATGAACATCTCACCGATCTTTTATAATAAAGAAATCTTCGCCCAATATAATCTTCAGGTGCCTTCAACGTATGAGGAGTTCAAGGCAGTTGTGAGAGTGCTCTCCGGTCATGGTGTGCCTCCGGTGGCGCTGGGTAATAAGGACCGGTGGACAGGCTCGCTGTGGTATATGTATCTGGCGGACCGCTTGGCCGGAAGTGAGACGCTGAAGCGGGCGACGAAGGGGACGGGTTATTTCGATGATCCCGGACTGGTGCAGGCTGCGGCTGAAGTACAGAACCTTGTCGATATGAACGCCTTCAACAACGGCTTCAACGGCTTGTCATATGATGAGGGCAAATCGGAATTTATGGAAGAAAAGGCGGCCATGTACCTGACCGGTACCTGGGAGCTGCCCAACTTCACGACCAACCCGGAGACTCCGCAGGCCTTCAAGGATAAGGTCGGCTTTTTCAAATTCCCTACGGTGGAAGGCGGGAAGGGGAGTTCGGGCGACTGGGTAGGCGGTCCGGGTGTCGGACTGTTCGTAGCGGAATCGTCCAGGGTGAAGGAGGAGGCTAAGGCTTTTGTCGAATACTTCGTCTTCAAATGGGGCGAGGCTTCAGTGACGAGTGCGGGAGTGATTCCGGCGACTAAGGTCGATACCACGAATGAGAAGCTGCCGCAGCTATACGTGGATCTGTTGAATGAACTGAACAATGCCAGCAGTATTACCTTGTTCGCGGATGTGCAGATGAAGCCGAATGCTGCCCAGGTCCATCTGGATATGATCCAGGCGCTGTTCGGCAAAGCGGTCACGCCGAAGCAGTTCGCAGCCAGACATAAAATTGCAGTAGCCAAAGGGAACTGA
- a CDS encoding response regulator, with the protein MSLGNKTILIVDDEPRTRQGIKQTLELWAAGRYTVETCDNGVEARERLRQERVHLLITDVRMPEVSGLDLIHSLQESPRKPVIIVISGYAEFDYVQQAMRLGAVNYLLKPLDKSELLTVVEDALKREEEQQRHVKLEKLVDHKLLEIDPEQAGMGQPVKEAIAYVEQHLHEQLTMAEVAGLIHLNASYFSVLFKEQAGVSFTEYLSRLRIQRAKELLLQTALPVGEIGERVGYRTDKYFIKVFKSLEAISPSRYRQQMKGGAQEIQ; encoded by the coding sequence ATGAGTCTGGGCAATAAGACGATTCTAATCGTAGATGATGAACCAAGAACGCGTCAGGGGATTAAGCAGACGCTGGAATTATGGGCGGCAGGCCGGTATACCGTGGAGACCTGCGATAATGGGGTGGAAGCGCGCGAGCGGCTGCGGCAGGAGCGGGTCCACCTGCTGATTACAGATGTGCGCATGCCGGAGGTGAGCGGGCTGGATCTGATCCATTCGCTGCAGGAATCTCCCCGGAAGCCGGTGATCATTGTCATCTCCGGCTATGCCGAGTTCGATTATGTGCAGCAGGCAATGCGGCTGGGGGCGGTCAATTATCTGCTGAAGCCGCTGGACAAGTCAGAGCTGCTGACAGTGGTTGAGGATGCGCTGAAGCGGGAGGAGGAGCAGCAGCGCCATGTGAAGCTGGAGAAGCTGGTGGATCACAAGCTGCTGGAGATTGACCCGGAGCAGGCTGGGATGGGGCAGCCGGTTAAGGAGGCAATTGCCTATGTGGAGCAGCATCTGCACGAACAGCTGACGATGGCTGAGGTAGCGGGGCTGATTCACCTGAATGCCAGCTATTTCAGCGTGCTGTTCAAGGAGCAGGCCGGGGTGTCCTTCACTGAATATCTGTCCCGTTTGCGGATTCAGCGGGCGAAGGAGTTACTACTCCAGACCGCACTGCCCGTCGGGGAGATCGGAGAGCGTGTAGGGTACCGGACGGATAAATATTTCATTAAGGTATTCAAGTCCTTGGAGGCCATAAGCCCTAGCCGTTACCGTCAGCAGATGAAGGGCGGAGCTCAGGAGATCCAATAA